The proteins below come from a single Polycladomyces subterraneus genomic window:
- a CDS encoding ROK family transcriptional regulator, translated as MKLRGDHHLVKKVNRTQILDYIRKNGPVSIAQIAERTQLTFPAVSNIVKELQQASILSVLGVGKSSGGRKPLLYKLNSEAFYVIGVDLSVDDIKAALFNFETQIVAQARKDAPVSGEPEDYVQSVVVLIKSLIKEAGIVEDKILGVGVSAPGPINEETGEVIHPPNLPRWSVFPLRRRLEEELRSPVKLEKDANVSALGEKWFGAGQDVNHLIYILVGEGIGGGIVIGGQLYRGNRFGAGEIGHGTIDLDGPRCNCGNYGCLEAMASGLAMVRRIGEELRREADSSFYPQDSPLTLSLVLEALQQGDPLTLRVVEETSRILGIGISGIVNAFQPQKVIIGGKIPRAYPKMVEIAADIAKRRVISVFRDQVTIVPSALGGKSAMTGAAALVLEEIFTFQFT; from the coding sequence ATGAAGTTGAGGGGAGACCATCATTTGGTCAAAAAAGTGAATCGGACACAAATTCTCGATTATATCCGCAAAAACGGACCTGTCTCGATCGCGCAAATCGCAGAGCGGACGCAACTGACGTTCCCTGCTGTTTCCAACATCGTGAAGGAATTACAGCAAGCTTCCATTCTTTCCGTTCTTGGTGTGGGGAAATCCAGCGGCGGACGGAAACCGTTGTTGTACAAGCTGAACTCGGAAGCGTTCTATGTGATCGGTGTGGATTTGTCGGTGGACGATATCAAAGCGGCGTTGTTTAACTTTGAGACACAAATTGTCGCCCAGGCACGTAAGGATGCCCCTGTAAGCGGAGAACCAGAAGACTATGTTCAATCCGTGGTGGTTTTGATTAAATCACTGATCAAAGAAGCGGGGATCGTGGAAGACAAAATCCTTGGTGTGGGGGTATCCGCACCAGGGCCCATCAATGAGGAAACAGGTGAAGTGATTCACCCTCCCAACCTTCCAAGGTGGAGCGTGTTTCCTCTCCGACGACGACTGGAAGAGGAACTGCGTTCACCCGTCAAACTGGAAAAAGACGCGAACGTGTCGGCGTTGGGGGAAAAGTGGTTCGGTGCGGGACAAGATGTCAATCATTTGATCTACATCTTGGTGGGCGAAGGAATCGGGGGAGGTATCGTCATCGGGGGACAGCTGTACAGGGGGAATCGATTCGGTGCGGGCGAGATCGGCCATGGCACCATTGATCTGGACGGACCACGTTGTAACTGCGGCAACTATGGTTGTCTGGAAGCAATGGCATCCGGGCTGGCGATGGTCCGCCGGATCGGTGAGGAACTGAGACGGGAGGCGGATTCGTCCTTTTATCCTCAAGACTCCCCATTGACACTTTCACTCGTTTTGGAAGCGCTTCAACAAGGAGATCCTTTGACGCTGCGTGTGGTGGAGGAGACTTCACGCATTTTGGGCATTGGGATCAGCGGGATCGTGAACGCTTTTCAACCCCAAAAAGTGATCATCGGCGGAAAAATCCCTCGAGCGTATCCCAAGATGGTGGAGATTGCCGCTGACATCGCCAAACGGCGTGTCATCTCCGTTTTCCGGGACCAAGTGACGATTGTGCCGTCCGCCCTTGGTGGGAAGTCGGCGATGACGGGCGCAGCAGCATTGGTGCTGGAAGAGATTTTTACGTTCCAATTCACATGA
- a CDS encoding ABC transporter substrate-binding protein, whose translation MKRVGIVVMALMLMLLQVGCTSGGNDNGKVELTYWPAANPVEVQFAKEVVKEWNAKHPNIQVKMQPLPASRSTEEVLLTSIAGGTTPDVCSNINPGAIGQFVEAGGLLPIDSIDGAMGEILKRTPKETVETFKSKDGHLYQVPWKGNPIMILYNKQHFREVGLNPDNPGLDTYSKFLAAARKLTRDTNGDGKPDIWAIAPNVEQTWWQRFFDFYPWYVAATEGKTLLKGGKADFNNPKGLQVMQFFRTLFQQKIAPQSTFKENLFVQGKVSMVITGPWALADIEKQAPKMEVGVMPIPVPDNMPAKLRITYGDPKNIAIFRSTQHPKEAWEFTKFLISKQNDVKFLKMTQQIPFRKDLAEDPSVQQYLSQKPVLDAFVRQAPYTRAIDDSNKITDVFDALSLEYQQAAVMGKKDPRQALSDAEKKVNEILQRSR comes from the coding sequence GTGAAGCGCGTAGGAATCGTCGTGATGGCATTGATGTTGATGCTGTTGCAGGTCGGGTGCACTTCCGGTGGGAACGACAACGGCAAAGTGGAACTGACATACTGGCCGGCCGCCAACCCGGTGGAAGTGCAATTCGCCAAAGAAGTAGTGAAAGAGTGGAATGCCAAACACCCCAACATTCAAGTCAAAATGCAACCGCTTCCAGCCAGCCGGTCTACAGAAGAAGTGTTGCTGACTTCGATCGCGGGAGGAACGACACCGGATGTGTGCTCCAACATCAATCCGGGTGCTATTGGGCAATTTGTGGAAGCCGGTGGGTTGCTGCCGATCGACAGCATTGACGGTGCGATGGGGGAGATTTTGAAACGGACTCCCAAAGAAACCGTAGAAACGTTCAAATCCAAGGATGGGCATTTGTATCAGGTTCCTTGGAAAGGCAACCCGATTATGATCCTGTACAATAAACAACATTTTCGGGAAGTCGGTCTGAATCCTGACAACCCCGGTTTGGACACCTACTCCAAGTTCCTCGCGGCTGCCCGTAAGCTGACGCGCGATACGAACGGAGACGGAAAACCTGACATTTGGGCGATCGCTCCCAACGTGGAGCAAACTTGGTGGCAGCGGTTCTTCGACTTTTACCCCTGGTATGTGGCCGCGACGGAAGGGAAAACACTCTTAAAAGGCGGAAAGGCGGATTTCAACAACCCGAAAGGCTTGCAAGTGATGCAATTCTTCCGCACGCTTTTCCAACAAAAAATCGCGCCGCAATCCACCTTCAAAGAAAATCTGTTTGTTCAAGGAAAAGTATCGATGGTGATTACCGGACCGTGGGCGCTGGCCGATATTGAAAAGCAGGCGCCGAAAATGGAAGTGGGGGTTATGCCCATTCCCGTTCCTGACAACATGCCGGCGAAATTGCGCATCACTTACGGGGACCCAAAGAATATTGCTATTTTCCGGTCGACCCAGCATCCCAAAGAGGCTTGGGAGTTCACCAAATTTTTGATCAGTAAACAGAATGACGTCAAGTTTTTGAAAATGACGCAGCAAATTCCGTTCCGCAAGGATCTGGCCGAAGATCCTTCCGTTCAACAGTACCTGAGCCAAAAGCCCGTTCTCGACGCGTTTGTCCGACAAGCCCCGTACACGCGGGCTATCGACGATTCGAACAAAATCACGGATGTGTTTGACGCATTGTCGTTGGAATACCAACAAGCGGCGGTCATGGGGAAAAAAGATCCCCGGCAGGCATTGTCCGATGCGGAAAAAAAGGTGAATGAAATCCTGCAACGATCCCGATAA
- a CDS encoding carbohydrate ABC transporter permease, whose product MKGKRAGYWLVLPYVVFLLVFMAYPVLFSVWLTFHDWNLVSPDIPFVGLENYKRLLNDDLFFKALWNTLRFILINIPLQIGLALILAVALNQPLKGRGFFRGAYFLPVVTSGVVISFLWAWMLSTDDGLINGLLQKAGLHPVPWLTSETWAMPSIAWVAAWKNLGYYVVIFLAGLQSIPKQLYEAARIDGATSLQCFFRITIPMLNPAMLLVVILSTINGFQLFTEPYIMTGGGPANSSLSVVMYIYKNAFQSLDMGYAATIGLVLALIILSVSMIQKRLLEKDVTY is encoded by the coding sequence GTGAAAGGAAAGAGGGCCGGATACTGGTTGGTTCTCCCGTATGTGGTCTTTTTGCTGGTATTTATGGCTTATCCCGTTCTTTTTTCTGTGTGGCTGACCTTTCACGATTGGAATCTCGTGTCTCCGGATATACCCTTCGTCGGGTTGGAGAACTATAAGCGATTGTTGAATGATGACCTGTTTTTCAAAGCGTTGTGGAACACGTTGCGTTTCATTCTCATCAATATTCCGCTACAGATCGGGTTGGCGTTGATCTTGGCGGTTGCGCTGAATCAACCGTTGAAAGGAAGAGGTTTCTTCCGGGGTGCCTATTTTCTACCGGTCGTAACTTCCGGGGTAGTCATTTCGTTTTTGTGGGCTTGGATGTTGTCCACTGATGACGGTTTGATCAACGGGTTATTGCAAAAAGCGGGTCTACACCCGGTCCCCTGGCTCACCAGTGAAACATGGGCGATGCCGTCGATAGCCTGGGTGGCCGCATGGAAAAACCTAGGATACTACGTCGTCATCTTTTTGGCCGGATTGCAGAGCATTCCCAAACAATTGTACGAAGCGGCGCGGATCGACGGAGCCACGTCATTGCAATGCTTTTTCCGGATCACGATTCCCATGTTGAACCCGGCCATGTTGTTGGTAGTGATCTTGTCGACGATCAACGGGTTCCAATTGTTCACCGAACCGTACATTATGACGGGTGGTGGACCGGCCAACAGTTCGTTGTCCGTCGTGATGTATATTTACAAAAACGCGTTTCAAAGTCTCGATATGGGATACGCGGCCACGATCGGATTGGTGCTGGCTCTCATCATCCTGAGCGTGTCGATGATTCAAAAGCGTTTGTTGGAAAAAGACGTGACGTATTGA